The Carassius carassius unplaced genomic scaffold, fCarCar2.1 SCAFFOLD_73, whole genome shotgun sequence genome includes a window with the following:
- the LOC132133929 gene encoding piggyBac transposable element-derived protein 4-like produces the protein MAHEEALQTTTDSEEESTFSSEEEKDFDDELLHFEDHFDAAEKTISKEKTPSCAHHTRATHKRLSAFNSVEKLNKCERDSDQIPAAKRARTLSWKAETDVDQVPQTLRFLPAREPGPQLSADDSHSPMSLFKLFFTESAVENLCHNTNAQAARAMAKGCKYKWTDVSVDELYRYIGLIFYMSVVKMSSIADYWRQDSLFSVPFPATVMSRDRYRTISWNVHMSHPDADEENDRKRGTDQHDRLFRIKPLMDTVRLACKAFYHPRRNVAVKERLVACRAKTGMRRCTKVKPTKLGFKFFDLSDSSNGYIVDFSIYTGKNCFPADHGLSYDAVMSLLDHKVLGSGYHVYMDDFYTSPKLFTDLFALKFGACGAYREQRKGFLKTAANSLSSDSTMGSIRWIRDGPLVCVKWMDTQVVSVCSTIHAASTGGNVKRNIKAQDTWKTKSVPCPAPVTAYSQHMGGVDLSDQLLQYYAAQHKTMKWYRKVFLHFLDIAANNAFILHKELHGNMTRKEFMEELIAELCDMSQKAAPKQSSTEHVPIPGAELTSDDRRNATVGRRICVHCKAVHGKRLQTPWKCQACDVHLCLQLNRNCFLEWHKSL, from the exons ATGGCACACGAGGAAGCTCTCCAGACGACCACAGACAGCGAAGAAGAAAGTACTTTTTCCTCGGAAGAAGAGAAAGACTTTGATGATGAACTCCTGCATTTTGAGGATCACTTTGATGCTGCAGAGAAAACAATTTCTAAAGA gaAAACGCCTTCATGTGCACATCACACAAGGGCAACACACAAGCGTCTTTCAGCTTTCAACTCGGTTGAGAAACTTAACAA ATGTGAGAGGGACAGTGACCAGATCCCTGCTGCAAAGAGAGCCAGGACTCTTTCATGGAAAGCAGAGACTGATGTTGACCAGGTTCCACAGACTCTGAGATTCCTGCCTGCTCGGGAACCAGGACCACAGTTGTCTGCTGATGACTCACACTCTCCCATGAGTCTTTTCAAACTGTTTTTCACAGAGAGCGCAGTGGAAAACCTGTGCCACAACACAAATGCTCAGGCTGCCAGGGCAATGGCAAAGGGCTGCAAGTACAAATGGACAGATGTCAGTGTTGATGAGCTGTATCGTTACATCGGACTGATATTCTACATGTCTGTGGTGAAGATGAGCTCCATCGCTGACTACTGGCGGCAGGAcagtcttttctctgtgccttttCCTGCCACAGTTATGTCAAGGGACAGATACCGCACCATTTCCTGGAATGTACACATGAGTCACCCAGACGCAGACGAGGAAAACGACAGAAAGAGGGGCACAGACCAACATGACCGTCTGTTCAGGATCAAACCCCTCATGGACACTGTTCGTCTTGCGTGCAAAGCCTTCTATCATCCTAGAAGAAATGTAGCTGTGAAGGAGAGATTGGTGGCAtgcagagcaaagacaggaatgAGACGGTGCACAAAAGTCAAGCCGACAAAGTTGGGCTTCAAGTTTTTTGACCTTTCAGACTCATCAAATGGATATATTGTGGACTTCTCCATCTACACGGGCAAGAATTGTTTTCCTGCAGACCATGGGCTTTCATATGATGCTGTGATGTCTCTCCTGGACCATAAAGTTTTGGGCTCTGGGTACCATGTGTACATGGATGATTTCTACACAAGTCCAAAGCTCTTCACAGACTTGTTTGCTCTGAAGTTTGGTGCTTGTGGGGCGTACAGAGAGCAGAGGAAGGGCTTCCTGAAGACTGCAGCTAATTCACTGAGCAGTGACTCCACCATGGGATCCATCAGGTGGATTCGGGACGGGCCTCTTGTGTGTGTGAAGTGGATGGACACGCAAGTGGTGTCTGTTTGTTCCACCATACATGCTGCCTCTACAGGAGGCAATGTGAAAAGAAACATCAAAGCACAGGATACATGGAAGACAAAGTCTGTTCCATGTCCTGCACCTGTGACTGCATACAGCCAGCACATGGGGGGTGTTGACCTGTCCGATCAGCTGTTGCAATActacgctgcacagcacaaaaccATGAAATGGTACAGAAAAGTCTTTCTACACTTCTTGGACATTGCCGCCAACAATGCTTTTATATTGCACAAAGAGCTGCATGGCAACATGACTCGCAAAGAGTTCATGGAGGAGCTTATTGCAGAGCTCTGTGACATGTCACAGAAAGCAGCACCAAAACAGTCCAGCACAGAGCATGTGCCAATCCCAGGAGCTGAGTTGACTTCAGACGACAGAAGAAACGCTACTGTCGGTCGCCGGATCTGTGTGCATTGCAAAGCAGTGCATGGAAAGAGGCTACAAACACCTTGGAAATGCCAGGCTTGTGACGTTCATTTGTGTCTTCAGTTGAACAGAAACTGTTTCCTGGAATGGCACAAAAGTCTGTGA